The proteins below come from a single Triticum aestivum cultivar Chinese Spring chromosome 5D, IWGSC CS RefSeq v2.1, whole genome shotgun sequence genomic window:
- the LOC123120456 gene encoding WAS/WASL-interacting protein family member 1: protein MVREVGSRDREIFSRGSGRDNSEDDSWFTSEKMVTVTWLRAKRGKSGMVTVSCFGSRVTLCLQVRKLWTYDGAGAPYFYIGGATEVLPNSTLRPTAFRCRPLAPVRLPPLPPWPCRASRRRSHCPGEPPVAVQPPPAPRPQHASRRPPRIPACLQLLDLHRRPAPPLQGAEVARLLLLPIRPNHTLSSLPARSDLASSATALPLPFPRINRRRPNHPSLRRPSSSRWNSRAALLPHPEYHTSASSRLTQRNQAPSQSSRAVSGRSRPSRAAVHNSQAAADPVPPRASSPAVGDGTPFHRRFGGAASRLYRLRLQPSLSVNLLISSVNQFDCV, encoded by the exons ATGGTGCGAGAAGTTGGTAGCAGAGATAG GGAGATATTCAGCCGTGGCAGCGGAAGAGATAACAGCGAGGATGATTCATGGTTCACATCGGAGAAGATGGTGACC GTGACGTGGCTGCGCGCGAAGCGAGGAAAATCAG GTATGGTGACGGTATCCTGTTTCGGTAGCCGCGTGACGCTTTGTTTGCAGGTTCGCAAGCTCTGGACATACGACGGTGCCGGCGCC CCCTACTTCTATATAGGGGGAGCGACTGAGGTCCTCCCGAACTCCACACTCCGCCCGACTGCCTTCCGCTGCCGGCCCCTGGCTCCGGTGCGCCTCCCGCCGCTGCCTCCCTGGCCCtgccgcgcctcccgccgccgctccCACTGCCCCGGCGAGCCTCCCGTCGCCGTCCAACCCCCGCCTGCCCCTCGTCCCCAGCACGCCTCGCGTCGCCCGCCTCGGATCCCAGCGTGTCTCCAGCTGCTGGACCTCCACCGGCGACCAGCACCGCCCCTGCAGGGCGCAGAGGTCGCGCGCCTCCTCTTGCTGCCTATCCGTCCCAATCACACTCTGTCATCCCTCCCGGCGCGCTCGGATCTGGCTTCCTCCGCCACCGCGCTACCCCTCCCCTTCCCCCGAATCAACCGGCGTCGCCCCAACCATCCTAGCCTCAGGCGCCCTTCTTCCTCCAGGTGGAACTCCCGCGCCGCCCTTCTTCCTCATCCTGAATACcacacctccgcctcctcccgaTTAACCCAACGAAACCAAGCGCCATCCCAGTCCAGCCGCGCTGTGTCAGGGAGGTCGAGGCCATCGCGAGCAGCAGTCCACAACAGTCAAG CGGCCGCTGACCCTGTGCCTCCACGTGCCTCATCTCCCGCTGTTGGCGACGGCACTCCCTTTCACCGGCGCTTCGGTGGCGCGGCCAGCCGCCTATACCGGCTTCGGCTGCAACCATCTCTCTCTGTCAACCTCCTCATCTCCTCTGTGAATCAGTTCGACTGCGTATAA